DNA from Papio anubis isolate 15944 chromosome 1, Panubis1.0, whole genome shotgun sequence:
ACCCTGCCATGGATGGGGAAGGTAAATGGTCTAGGGCAGGAAGACTGGGGTGTGGGGTGCCCAGAAtctgcccaggccctgcccaggcCCCTAACTCACCAGGATCTGCAGCTGCCCGTTCTTACATGAGTCAGGGGAGTCTTCACTCTCATCAGCCCGGCACACCCCCATCTGGCACTTCACCACATCCTGGACCTGGGGACAGAGGGCGCCTGCTAGGCCTGCGGCCACTGCAGGGCCCCCGACCACAGCTGGCTGTGCTTCCCACCCCAGATGCCCAGGCAAGTGTGGAAAGCAGGCAACACATCCAGCCTTGGGGAAGGTGATGACACCTGGGTGGGGTGCAAGGGGAGGAGGAGACCCAGGATGCCAAGGATAAGCATAGGGGACAGTTGTGGGTACCCCGGGCTATCAGCTTCCACACTAAGGGCTGCCCAGATGGGGCCTGGAACACCCTGGTCAGAGCCTTGACCCTCCCGGTCTGCACAGTGGGGAAGAAGCCAGGGGCCTGGCAGGTGTGGTGGGTACACAGGGGCGGGAGAGGCCCAGCCCCACCTCTCGGCGCAGGAAGCAGTGCACAGCAGTGATGACAAAGCCCTGCGCAGAGTTGAAGACAGCAAAGAGGGCCTGGAAGAGGACGGAACGGCGGTCTGTCATAGCCAGGACGGCAGACATCCAGGTGAGCGCCAGCAGGGGCAGCACCACGCAGGAGCTCCAGAGTGAGGCCCTGAGGGGACAGTGGCAGAGCCCATCAGAGTGATACTCCAGGGgacaggatggcttgagcctaggccTCCACTCAGCTGGAGCCCTTCAGCTGCCCAAGACTGGGAGGGCCCCAAACCCCAGGGCCTCAGTAATGTCCCCAAGCAGAGAGGGGCTGAGGAGCCGgagccagagaaacagaacagagaccgAAAGCAGCGAACTACAGGGTCAGAGCAGGGACCAGGAAGGTGGGGagggacacacagacacagtggGACCGAGCCACAGACAGTGGAAAGGGAcggggagaaagaagaggaggtaGACAGAAGCAGATGCTGTTTCAGCCCCAACTTGCACAGAATCACCTGAGaagcttttttaaaatgcaaagggCCTGGATGGCATCCCCAGAGCCTAAATGGGTAGGCTAGGGAGGAGGACTGGAAGAGGGACAAAAAGACAATAACCAGTGAGAGAACGCATGCGACAGAGACACCCAGACAGAAAGATTAAAGAGGCAGAGCACGCCGGGGACATCCAGAGCATGAATCCTCAGGGAGAAGACCGGGGGCCAGGACCAGTGAAGCAGAActccccacacacacagagaaggtgCCAGGCTCCCAGGGACTGCTCAGAGCCTTGGGCAGAAGGATCAGAGCTGGGGCTGAAAGCTGGGGTTGGGGCCTCCCTGCCAggggaaggcagaaaaaaagcagATGGGGCCTGGCGTCCGAGCCATTCCCACCCCTCCCTAACCTGCTACAGCACATGAGGGACAGCGGGGCCACCATACCCTCCCGGGCCAGGTGCCACACTCAGCCCACTCTCCTTTGCAAACACCCCCAGTGGGAGAGTCAGGCACAGCTCTGGGCAAGGCAGAGGGTGGCACCATTCCACAGAGACAGCcgggggaggccaaggcagagagaTGGGCAGGGGGCCAAGACTTGCCCTAGGAAGAGCAGTTCAGGGCTGTTCAGCCTGGCAGGGGGCGGGCACAATGGGCTCTGAAGCCCCTGGAGGTGGAGCCAAGACCAAGAGAGGGTCTAATCACAGTAATAAGAGCTACGCTGATTAACCACCAATTCTCTACCAGGCCCTACACTgaacactttacatatattacttCAAATCGTGATCAAAATAACTCCAATTAACAGGCATGGGATTATTAtcccaatttatagatgaggaaactggagtgTGCCCAGCTGGGCAGGGAGAAGCACAGTTGGGATACAAACACAGCTTGACCGACTCCAAAGCCCAAGCATTGAAACAGCTAGTGCAGACAGGGTGAGGGAGGCAGACGGCAGCCCAAGACAGAGGGAGCTTCGCAGTGACGGTGCCAGCCGCCTCCAGAGGCTCTGAGCTCCCTGACCCTGCAGGTGTGCAAGATAAAGCTGGACCTCACTAAGCAGGGAGGCTCGGATGGATTTCAGGCCCTGGGTGGGAGGCTGGGCCTACGGTCTTTGTGGATTCGTCTCACCCTCGCATAACTGGGATTTTAAGATTCTCAGATGCTAGGGCGGGGGTCTCAGTGAATTAATTCTCTACCTCCATGATTCTCTGTCTCCAATTGAGGGTGAGATTCAATGCCTCTGAAATGCTAAGTCTCAGATTCTATGACAGATGATAAGACTCAATGATTCACTCATTCTAACATGCTTAGCTTCTGATTGTCTTATTCTAAGATTCTATCATTCTAATTCTAAGGTTCTATAGCTCAAAAATTCTAAGGCTTAAGATTGTCTGAGTCTCTGTAGGTTGGGGGTGTGGGGCTGTGCAGGATAGAACATTAGCTGGGAGTGAGGGCAGGGGTGGGATCCAAGGGTGGGCGAAGGAACTGGGCACCTGTGGGAAGCACAGACATCCACTCCTCATCGCCTTGGCCACCTCTTGCCGAGCCCTTGAGAGTGTGTGGCGGCTGGCAGGAAAGGGTAAGCTTTCCAGGGCACTGGGCTGatatccctcctcctccccccaccaTGGGCACTGCCCCCCCAATTCCTttgccccacccacccccaccgccCCCCAGGGGGCACGACTAACATGGCGTTCCTGGCCGAGGCTGAGCTGAGCAGGGGGCTGGGGACCGCTCCACACGCTGAGCAGGGGAGGAGCAGGCTGGCCCAGGGGCACCGCTCCGACCTCGGGGGCGGCACAGACATGGGAGAAGGAGGGGAAACACATGGGAAGCCGGGAGATGGGGCAGAGTGAGCCCcgagtggggtgggaggggagggcagaCGAGAGAGAAAGAGCTGGGTTAGGGTGGGTGAGGGGCTGCGGCTGAGCACTCCAGGTGCCCACCTTGCCTGCAACCTTGATGCAACCAAGGTTGGGGAGCCCCGGTCGCATCATCGAGCCCTGAGTCTCCAAGAGCACCcatgtccctccctccctgcaccaTTTCCAGAAAGGCCAAGTCTCAGAGGCCCTCCCCTTACCCGGCCCTCTGCTTCTTGGATTTGTCGGAGATGCCATCACGTGCCATGAGCTTGTTGAAGACGATGATTCCGATGAGCATGTTCACCTGGGGGCCCAGTGGAGTGGAGTGGGGGAGACAGGATCACCAGGTGCCCTCCTGGCAGGGAAATTCCCACAtgggagctggagtgcagggaggaGGTAGAGGGAGAAACAGGATGACCCTCTGGGGCCACGCCCCTTCCAGGATGCTGAACGGGCACGTACCAGGACAATGACGGCTGCAGGGCCCACAAAGGCGTAGAGCAGGCCGCCCTCCAGGGAGAGCCAgcagctggggtgggggagaagaAGGGTGTCAGACACCCGgcagcctccctccccaccctcaaaCACCACCCCTCAGTCCTCCCAGGCTGCCATGCCCGCATGGCTAGTGCAGTCTGAGCCCCACACAGTGAGAGTGATCCACTGGCTCCTgctgagcctcggtttcccctCCAACAAAGGTCCAGAACATTAGGCTCATCCCCCAGGGCTCCCATGGGGATGACACAAGGCTGACTCCTGAGCTAAACAGTCCCTTAGGGATTACCCAGTCCCAGCACATTCCCTCagtcagggaaactgaggctcagaaatggGGAGGAACTTGCCCAAAGACCCACAACAGGCATGGGCCAGGATTTCAGCTGGCCGCCCAGTCCAGTTCCCTAACAGATCCACTAACCCCTACCACCCACCACGGGAGGCCCACGTACTAGCTGGATGTACCGTATCCTTTGGTTCGGGTAAAGCCAACAGACACGGCCACCACCAGGGCAGGCAGACCTGGGGGAGTGGGGGCGCCAGAGTGAGACGGCTGCTGGTCTTCAGGGACCCCTTGTTCTCCCAGACTCCCAGCCCAGCTGACCCCTGTGCCCAGAGAGCTGGGCCAGGGCCAAAGCTGAACCTCTCTGGCTGCCCCTGCCCACCAAGGCCCAGCAGCAGAGTCCAGCACTGGCCCTGCTCACCCCAGCCCAGGCAGAGGAAGCGCTTGCGAACGAGGCGGGTGCGCATCCGCCCAATGACAGCCAGGTAGGACTGCCAGGCCTCGGTAAGCACCCAgcaaaaggaggagagaaagaagaagtgcAGGAAGGCAGCCGTCATGGTGCACACGCCCTGCAGGGAGAGGGAATGGGAGGGAGTGGCCCTGAGCAGCCGCCAGGGCAGGAGGCGCCGGGCTTCCCACGCCCGCTGCTGGGCGCTGCCACAGCCGCCCACCTGAGCCCCACCCCCCACAGAGCCCTGCCAGGCTCCCCCGCCTTCCTGCACCCACACACAGCACGACACGGGCCTGGTGACACACACACAGCACTCGGCATCTAGGGAGGCGGGTGGGCAGGCCGCCCACGCACAGACGCGGCTGGCAGGGAGGGGGACAGACATGAGCACCTGCCACATCACAGCCGGGCAGGCCCCGTGCCTGGCGCTGTGCAGAGAAGGCCAAGGGGGCATAGGGAACAGTCTGCACAGGTCATCCACAGGTAGGTGGCAAAGGAGGCCTCACTCGGGCTCCCACACGCTCACAGACACGAGGAGGCCCAATGCCACCTGCCCAAAACACACCCGGCGCTCAGCTCACACACACATTTGCTGATGTTCACAGACGTTCCTCACTTGAGTACACACCCCCTCTCCAACGTCTTCACATGCGGTCTCACACACTATTTCATACACACTCTAATCTCAGCATGGGGCACGCACACGCCACCACTGATGGACAtacaagcaaacacacacactgcgctctccaccctcacccctccaccctccaccctgctCACACCCTGGCAGCCCTGGAAGCCTGCACCTGCCTTGCTCAGCACCCGGGACTGGCCCACGAGGATCAGGATGTTGGATGCCAAGATGGAGAGGCAAAAGTTCAGCAAGATGATGGAGCGCTCAGATTTTATGAACCTGCCGGGGCACAGCAGGCAGAGACAGAGGCGCTGGCTGCCCTACCCGACCTGGTGTGGCTGGCCACCTCCTGCGCCCCTCCCCCCTCACCAGCCACCAGAGCCAGGTGTCAGACCTACCTCCAAAAGGCGGCATAGATGGCGAGCAGAGTGAGCAGTGCCATGCACGACACCGCACAGCCGATCACCAGGGGGACCGAGGGGGAGCCCGCCAGCTCCAGGGTCTGGAGAAGATGGGCAGACGGTCAGATGGGCAGACGGTCAGATGGGTAGATGGTCAGATGGGTTGCTGGGAGAGGGGAGCTGCAGGGGTGCCCCGTTCCTTCATCTACCACAGACTGGCATACCCATAGGCAGAAGGGCAACACCTTCTAGATGTTGTACTCATGCATGCACAGAACAGACCCAGGTATCCATGTGGACACATATTTACGCTCAGTCACCTGCACTCTTccacacacccagacacacacatgtgcacacacacacacaactggcCACTGCTGCATACCCCCAGGCAAATATCATTGCTGTCAGCACAATCCCAGGGACACAGACTTCCACGTGCAATCCCACAAGTGCACCTGCAGATGCACATTCAGGATCAcccaggtgcctgccaacaccaTCACTGATGGCTGCTGGAAGCCCAGGGCCTCCTCCCTTGTCCAGCCCAGGCACCTCTGTTCCACTCACCAGGTCCTTGGGCGGCTGGGCCAGCACAGCAAAGGTGGACAGGTGCTGGCACTGGCAGCGGGTGTGAGCTGCCTGGGTCTCCAGGGTCTGGCAATTTTCAGTGTCCCAGTCTCCTGAGCTGGCATCTCTTGGGTAGGGGAGAGATTCAGTGAGCCCCAGGCCAGCTACATGGCCTTGCCCCCAGTCCTGGCCACTGCCCAAGGACAGGCTAAATCCACACTAAGGCCACATCCACGAGGCAACAGCAGGGAGGCCCAGGATATGTTCTTGACCCCTTAGGCTAGGATGGCACCAAAAATCCCTCTTGCCTTTCAGGCAGGAGACCCCTTTCTGACAAGGGGCCCTAGGGCTGCTCCCTTCCTCACCCAGAGGAGCCACCCAACTCACGCTCTGGAGTAGTCCCAGCTGGCGCAATGGGGATCCGTGGTGCCCTAGGGAGCAGAAGACATGAGTGCAGTCTAAAGAGGGAAGCTCACCACACCCCACCACTGCCCATGCCATGGGGGCCACAGCACCTCCTACACAGGTCCAAGGTTCAGCCCACCATCAGGGACAGAGTGCGTCCCACCAGGCAGGCCTCTGgccacccaggttggggtgcaccCAGGGTTTCTGCGTGGATCTCCACTCACATTGATGATGTAGGAGAGCTCCACAGTGATGAGGGGCTCGGCTGGAGGCTGGGTAGGGGGGCGCACAGTCACTGTCATCACCCGCGATGTGACGGCCAGTGGGGGCCTGGGGGACAGGTACTGAAGTCAGCTCCTGCCAGCGGGTGCCAGCCCCCATCAGAAACCCTGAAGCCGCTTTGGATTGGGGGGGCAGAGGTTTCCAGGGAGCCAAGACCTAGGGGAAGGCCTAGCTCAGTGGGGTCCAGGACCTCGGGTGAGGTCTAGAGCTCTGTCCATCACGCCCTGGGTGGCAGCCCAGCCTCTGGGAGCAGCATGGATATATTTGAGAAGCACGTATCCAGAGCCAGGCAAGGGGTTCCTGAAGGCGGAGGAGGCTGCCGTGGATCTCTGCAGCCAGCACTGGCTCAGTCCTCCTTCCCTTACCTGGGCCTTCCTGGACCCTCAGCAGCCCCATCCACCCATCCCCAGGACTCACCTGGGGGGCGGCAGGATGAGGCCAAGGGTGCGGTAGAGCACAGCACCAATCACAAAGTAGGAGGACTCATCGGGGTCTGCTGGGAGGAGGCGCTGGTGGGAGTGGCCCGGGCCAGGGGGCACCGTTCCTgggcccctccccctgccagggcTGCCTGCTGCCCCAGATGTGGCTGGCTTCCCTGGGGAGGAGAGGCTGAGCACCTCCTTGGGCAGGAAGAGGCGGTCCTCTGAGTGCCGCACCCAGTCCTTCATGCCCCGGCGGCCCCGCATGGGGAACGTGATGTCGCTGGACACAGCTGAGACGGGCTCTCGCTGAATGCTGATCACTGCAGTGGGAGAAGGGTGGGCAGAGACAGACAGGGGGCAGAGGAAAAGGGTGGCAGACCAGGGGAAGAGATAGATGTAAGGGAAACACGTACCAGGAAAGGAAGATGAGGACACCGAAGTTGGTAcaaacacagagacagagagatgtaCACAGAGAAACAGACCACACAGAGAAGAAGGAGAGGGTGGAACGTGGAGAGAAAGACACAAATATGGGGTTAGGTAGAGGAAAGATGGAACCTCCTGAGTTCTGGCACATTCAGGaccccctcccctgcctgcctccttctACCTAGATTGTCCGTGACAATCAGAGAGCTCTGGAAGGCCTTGAGAGCATCGCCCACCAGGTGAATGAAGTCCTCCACGACACGGAGCAGGTGCACAGAGCCAGGGGACACCTGGGGACAGAGAGTGTGTAAGGGTCCAAGGCAGGGTGGGTCACGGGAGGAGAAGCTGGCAGCTGTGCCCCGCACCTGCTGAGCATCGTCCCACTTCTCCTTGTTTTCCGCATCCACCATGAAGCTCACCACCTGGAAGAAGCGCTGGGGAGAGAGCAATGAGTGGCAGGGGGTCCTAGCCCCAGGGAACAGGGGGTTTCCCCCACTACAGCCAAACTTGCTGCCTCTGCAGCAGACTCTGCCTAGGGGCCTGGCCTCCCCCTTCAGTCTGGGCCTTCTCCACCCTCCGCCCTCCTTCCTCCTAGGCGGTACCTGCACATCATCAGCTGAGGGCACGTAGGTGGCCCTCTTAAAGGTGTCAGTGACATTCCTCAGAATGTCCACAGAGAAGAGCAGGTCCCCACTATAGTAGGTGCGCCGGGCCAGTAGCTCCTGCAGGCTGCGCACCACCTGTGACATGCCCTCGCCCGCCAGCATGCGCTGCCCCTTGGCCAGGTGCTCCCTAAGCTGTAGGTGATGAGGGGGCCACAGTCACTGAAGTGTCAGGAGCTGGAACCAGACCCTGGCCCATCCCACTCCAGTCCACCCACTGCTTGCATCCACGgggaaagaaagggggaaagggtCAAAGAGGCTCAAAGGGGCGCACAGGGGAGACAGAATCCGAGAAAGAGACTCATAAAGACAGAGAGAATCCCAAAGGGTActttaaaaaagactgaaatagaaACACCTAGAGAAAAAAAGGTGTTCAGATGTACATATGAAAGATATAAGCACAGTATGGGAACAGGGTACCTCCCCATCCCAAAGGGGTCATGTGtaatgagtgtgtatgtgtgggcgcgtgcgcgcgcacacacacacagtctttctctctttctctctctcactctctctcaacACAAGCTCTAAATGCATTCACACAATTAATACCCAGTTACAGTCAAACGTGTACACATATTTGCTGACACTGCTCTTACCCTATGACTGGCCCTGGGCTGGGCGCTGGGGACACAAAACTAAATTCAATGTTTCCCCTGCCTTCCAGGAGGCCCCAGTCTAGCAGCACACACAGATACTTGGATGAGCACCTAATGACTGAGGAGCTCATTCTGCAGGAGTGCAGAGGTAGGCACCAGGGATAAAAGAAGACACTTGAGAGTCAGGCCTTGAGGTatgagtaggagtttgccagACAAGGAGAGGCACAGCCAGGCAGAAGTGGGCACAGCATATGCCAAGGCACGTGGGAATGAGTGAGAATCACGCTCCCTCCACCCCTTAGCAGAGTCTGAGACAGATTCTGCGGTGCCCCAGCCCAGCAGGGCGCACTCACTGACAGATACAGGTAGCGGTACTCATGGGAGATGCAGCGAGCAAAGCTGGGCAGCCCCCAGTATGCCACGCCTTGGGCACTGAGGAGACAGCGGCGGCTGGCAGACCCTGCAGGGCAATAGGACAGAGGTCTGGGCATGGGCACTGAGCTCTCACCCACACTCCTCCACACCTCAGAGAGGCTGGGGGTGCAGAAGGGGGGCAATGAGAAGGGGGGCAATGAGAATGAACGGGGAAAGCCACCTGCCCCTTACCTGAGGCGTTCGGGGGGCACTTGTTGTAGATGATCTCACCAGCAGCTGCCTTCTTCCACGTCATCAGCATCACGTACTCATCCCTGCACATCTCGTGGAAGGCTGTGGGTGCAGGAGTAAGGCTCAGCTGGGCCCGTACATGGGGCCCCCAGCCCCCAGGGTCATTAGGGCAGTACCTGGACACCTCTTCTCACTACAAGGCTTCACCTCCTCTCCGGTGCCCTCGCAGGGGTAGCCCTGCGTGCCCGTGGCCTGGCACATGCGAAAGCGGCGCTGCCAGCCTGTGTCACACGTCTTAGAGCACAGGCTCCATGCATTCCATGGCCCCCACTTGCTATCAGTGGCTGTGGGAGAGGGGAGGCATGAGTGGGCCCAAGTGCCCCCATGGCCAGAGCTGCCACCTGCCACCCCTGGGCCAAGCACTCACCCGGGCACTCGAGGTTGCTGCACTCCCGGGTGTCAGTGAGGGCACCCgtgcatgtggcccaggctgggcctGCCACACTGCACTTCCGGCTGCGCTGCTGGGTCCCATTGGCACAGGACGTGGAACATGGGCCCCAGGGACCCCATTCTAGCCACTGGCCTTCCACTGCATGGGGAGACACAAGCAGGGGTGGCTGTTGAGCAGGATGTGTGAGGGCTGGTGGTGTGGAGCACCAGAGGGAGACCCAGAGCCTGCTAGGCATTCAGATTTGAGCCAGGCCAGACCCactggagtggggaggggagggggttatgagggaggctggagtgagcaggTAGTGCCTGGGCCTCATGCTGCCTGCCTGCCACCAGTTCCAGAAATACAGGACATCTCTCCTCTTAGCACCAGGCACAACTCACTTCTGGCTAAGGGAAGGGGCTGCAGGGGTGTCTTCTGATCTTTGCCAGTACTTCAGCCGAACTTTGTGTCCTCTCACAGTCCAGCTGGCCATGCACCAAAATGCAAGGGCAGCCCACGACTTGGAGAAACAGTGGTCCCCTTTTGATGGAGTCACAGGGTACTAACTCAAGTCAGGGCTAGGGGGTCACCTCGCACACAGGCAGGCATACTTCTCCAGTCTCCCCATGCTTGGTCAAAGTTTACGGGGCTCCCAGGGGCAGGTCACTGGACCTGATTGCCTCCCCAGGTCTCCCAACCCCCCACCGGGCTGGCCAGCGCCCTCATGGAAGCCCACGGGCGCTACTGACCCGGGCAGGCAGCCATACTGCAGAGCTTAGTCTGCAGCTCGGGACCCTCGCAGGCCTTGCCGCCGTGCTGGGGGGGCACGCAGGTCCGCATCCGGCTCCGGGACCCCCGCCCGCAGCTGCGGGAGCACAGGCTCCAGGACCCCCACTCCTCCCACACGCCGTGCACTGCAAGGAAGCACGTGGCCGGTGGCTGGGCGGCACCATGGCCCCGCCCACCACCAGAGCCTGCCCATCCGCCCACCAATCAGGAGCTCCGCAGCTCTGCGGCTGCTCCTCATTGGC
Protein-coding regions in this window:
- the ADGRB2 gene encoding adhesion G protein-coupled receptor B2 isoform X9 → MTPACPLLLSVILSLRLAAAFDPAPSACSALASGVLYGAFSLQDLFPTIASGCSWTLENPDPTKYSLYLRFNRQEQVCAHFAPRLLPLDHYLVNFTCLRPSPEEAVPQAASEVGRPEEEEAEAAAGLELCSGSGPFTFLHFDKNFVQLCLSAEPSEAPRLLAPAALAFRFVEVLLINNNNSSQFTCGVLCRWSEECGRAAGRACGFAQPGCSCPGEAGAGSATTTSPGPPAAHTLSNALVPGGPAPPAEADLHSGSSNDLFTTEMRYGEEPEEEPKVKTQWPRSADEPGLYMAQTGDPAAEEWSPWSVCSLTCGQGLQVRTRSCVSSPYGTLCSGPLRETRPCNNSATCPVHGVWEEWGSWSLCSRSCGRGSRSRMRTCVPPQHGGKACEGPELQTKLCSMAACPVEGQWLEWGPWGPCSTSCANGTQQRSRKCSVAGPAWATCTGALTDTRECSNLECPATDSKWGPWNAWSLCSKTCDTGWQRRFRMCQATGTQGYPCEGTGEEVKPCSEKRCPAFHEMCRDEYVMLMTWKKAAAGEIIYNKCPPNASGSASRRCLLSAQGVAYWGLPSFARCISHEYRYLYLSVSPGSVHLLRVVEDFIHLVGDALKAFQSSLIVTDNLVISIQREPVSAVSSDITFPMRGRRGMKDWVRHSEDRLFLPKEVLSLSSPGKPATSGAAGSPGRGRGPGTVPPGPGHSHQRLLPADPDESSYFVIGAVLYRTLGLILPPPRPPLAVTSRVMTVTVRPPTQPPAEPLITVELSYIINGTTDPHCASWDYSRADASSGDWDTENCQTLETQAAHTRCQCQHLSTFAVLAQPPKDLTLELAGSPSVPLVIGCAVSCMALLTLLAIYAAFWRFIKSERSIILLNFCLSILASNILILVGQSRVLSKGVCTMTAAFLHFFFLSSFCWVLTEAWQSYLAVIGRMRTRLVRKRFLCLGWGLPALVVAVSVGFTRTKGYGTSSYCWLSLEGGLLYAFVGPAAVIVLVNMLIGIIVFNKLMARDGISDKSKKQRAGSERCPWASLLLPCSACGAVPSPLLSSASARNAMASLWSSCVVLPLLALTWMSAVLAMTDRRSVLFQALFAVFNSAQGFVITAVHCFLRREVQDVVKCQMGVCRADESEDSPDSCKNGQLQILSDFEKDVDLACQTVLFKEVNTCNPSTITGTLSRLSLDEDEEPKSCLVGPEGSLSFSPLPGNILVPMAASPGLGEPPPPQEANPVYMCGEGGLRQLDLTWLRPTEPGSEGDYMVLPRRTLSLQPGGGGGGGEDAPRARPEGTPRRAAKTVAHTEGYPSFLSVDHSGLGLGPAYGSLQNPYGMTFQPPPPTPSARQVPEPGERSRTMPRTVPGSTMKMGSLERKKLRYSDLDFEKVMHTRKRHSELYHELNQKFHTFDRYRSQSTAKREKRWSVSSGGAAERSVCTDKPSPGERPSLSQHRRHQSWSTFKSMTLGSLPPKPRERLTLHRTAAWEPTEPPDGDFQTEV
- the ADGRB2 gene encoding adhesion G protein-coupled receptor B2 isoform X8, which produces MTPACPLLLSVILSLRLAAAFDPAPSACSALASGVLYGAFSLQDLFPTIASGCSWTLENPDPTKYSLYLRFNRQEQVCAHFAPRLLPLDHYLVNFTCLRPSPEEAVPQAASEVGRPEEEEAEAAAGLELCSGSGPFTFLHFDKNFVQLCLSAEPSEAPRLLAPAALAFRFVEVLLINNNNSSQFTCGVLCRWSEECGRAAGRACGFAQPGCSCPGEAGAGSATTTSPGPPAAHTLSNALVPGGPAPPAEADLHSGSSNDLFTTEMRYGEEPEEEPKVKTQWPRSADEPGLYMAQTVHGVWEEWGSWSLCSRSCGRGSRSRMRTCVPPQHGGKACEGPELQTKLCSMAACPVEGQWLEWGPWGPCSTSCANGTQQRSRKCSVAGPAWATCTGALTDTRECSNLECPATDSKWGPWNAWSLCSKTCDTGWQRRFRMCQATGTQGYPCEGTGEEVKPCSEKRCPAFHEMCRDEYVMLMTWKKAAAGEIIYNKCPPNASGSASRRCLLSAQGVAYWGLPSFARCISHEYRYLYLSLREHLAKGQRMLAGEGMSQVVRSLQELLARRTYYSGDLLFSVDILRNVTDTFKRATYVPSADDVQRFFQVVSFMVDAENKEKWDDAQQVSPGSVHLLRVVEDFIHLVGDALKAFQSSLIVTDNLVISIQREPVSAVSSDITFPMRGRRGMKDWVRHSEDRLFLPKEVLSLSSPGKPATSGAAGSPGRGRGPGTVPPGPGHSHQRLLPADPDESSYFVIGAVLYRTLGLILPPPRPPLAVTSRVMTVTVRPPTQPPAEPLITVELSYIINGTTDPHCASWDYSRADASSGDWDTENCQTLETQAAHTRCQCQHLSTFAVLAQPPKDLTLELAGSPSVPLVIGCAVSCMALLTLLAIYAAFWRFIKSERSIILLNFCLSILASNILILVGQSRVLSKGVCTMTAAFLHFFFLSSFCWVLTEAWQSYLAVIGRMRTRLVRKRFLCLGWGLPALVVAVSVGFTRTKGYGTSSYCWLSLEGGLLYAFVGPAAVIVLVNMLIGIIVFNKLMARDGISDKSKKQRAGASLWSSCVVLPLLALTWMSAVLAMTDRRSVLFQALFAVFNSAQGFVITAVHCFLRREVQDVVKCQMGVCRADESEDSPDSCKNGQLQILSDFEKDVDLACQTVLFKEVNTCNPSTITGTLSRLSLDEDEEPKSCLVGPEGSLSFSPLPGNILVPMAASPGLGEPPPPQEANPVYMCGEGGLRQLDLTWLRPTEPGSEGDYMVLPRRTLSLQPGGGGGGGEDAPRARPEGTPRRAAKTVAHTEGYPSFLSVDHSGLGLGPAYGSLQNPYGMTFQPPPPTPSARQVPEPGERSRTMPRTVPGSTMKMGSLERKKLRYSDLDFEKVMHTRKRHSELYHELNQKFHTFDRYRSQSTAKREKRWSVSSGGAAERSVCTDKPSPGERPSLSQHRRHQSWSTFKSMTLGSLPPKPRERLTLHRTAAWEPTEPPDGDFQTEV
- the ADGRB2 gene encoding adhesion G protein-coupled receptor B2 isoform X2; this translates as MTPACPLLLSVILSLRLAAAFDPAPSACSALASGVLYGAFSLQDLFPTIASGCSWTLENPDPTKYSLYLRFNRQEQVCAHFAPRLLPLDHYLVNFTCLRPSPEEAVPQAASEVGRPEEEEAEAAAGLELCSGSGPFTFLHFDKNFVQLCLSAEPSEAPRLLAPAALAFRFVEVLLINNNNSSQFTCGVLCRWSEECGRAAGRACGFAQPGCSCPGEAGAGSATTTSPGPPAAHTLSNALVPGGPAPPAEADLHSGSSNDLFTTEMRYGEEPEEEPKVKTQWPRSADEPGLYMAQTGDPAAEEWSPWSVCSLTCGQGLQVRTRSCVSSPYGTLCSGPLRETRPCNNSATCPVHGVWEEWGSWSLCSRSCGRGSRSRMRTCVPPQHGGKACEGPELQTKLCSMAACPVEGQWLEWGPWGPCSTSCANGTQQRSRKCSVAGPAWATCTGALTDTRECSNLECPATDSKWGPWNAWSLCSKTCDTGWQRRFRMCQATGTQGYPCEGTGEEVKPCSEKRCPAFHEMCRDEYVMLMTWKKAAAGEIIYNKCPPNASGSASRRCLLSAQGVAYWGLPSFARCISHEYRYLYLSLREHLAKGQRMLAGEGMSQVVRSLQELLARRTYYSGDLLFSVDILRNVTDTFKRATYVPSADDVQRFFQVVSFMVDAENKEKWDDAQQVSPGSVHLLRVVEDFIHLVGDALKAFQSSLIVTDNLVISIQREPVSAVSSDITFPMRGRRGMKDWVRHSEDRLFLPKEVLSLSSPGKPATSGAAGSPGRGRGPGTVPPGPGHSHQRLLPADPDESSYFVIGAVLYRTLGLILPPPRPPLAVTSRVMTVTVRPPTQPPAEPLITVELSYIINGTTDPHCASWDYSRADASSGDWDTENCQTLETQAAHTRCQCQHLSTFAVLAQPPKDLTLELAGSPSVPLVIGCAVSCMALLTLLAIYAAFWRFIKSERSIILLNFCLSILASNILILVGQSRVLSKGVCTMTAAFLHFFFLSSFCWVLTEAWQSYLAVIGRMRTRLVRKRFLCLGWGLPALVVAVSVGFTRTKGYGTSSYCWLSLEGGLLYAFVGPAAVIVLVNMLIGIIVFNKLMARDGISDKSKKQRAGSERCPWASLLLPCSACGAVPSPLLSSASARNAMASLWSSCVVLPLLALTWMSAVLAMTDRRSVLFQALFAVFNSAQGFVITAVHCFLRREVQDVVKCQMGVCRADESEDSPDSCKNGQLQILSDFEKDVDLACQTVLFKEVNTCNPSTITGTLSRLSLDEDEEPKSCLVGPEGSLSFSPLPGNILVPMAASPGLGEPPPPQEANPVYMCGEGGLRQLDLTWLRPTEPGSEGDYMVLPRRTLSLQPGGGGGGGEDAPRARPEGTPRRAAKTVAHTEGYPSFLSVDHSGLGLGPAYGSLQNPYGMTFQPPPPTPSARQVPEPGERSRTMPRTVPGSTMKMGSLERKKLRYSDLDFEVMHTRKRHSELYHELNQKFHTFDRYRSQSTAKREKRWSVSSGGAAERSVCTDKPSPGERPSLSQHRRHQSWSTFKSMTLGSLPPKPRERLTLHRTAAWEPTEPPDGDFQTEV